From Terriglobia bacterium:
GTCTGTCTGTCCCAGTTCGCGATAAATTCATCATGCGACTGCGTGTTCATCGCCACGCCCTCGGCAGGCACTGCAGCTGGAGGTTCGGCCTGCGACATCCGCGCGTAAGCAGGCGCGAGCAGGACCAGTTTCTGCACCTTTTCCGGATGGCGCGCGGCGTAGCCTCCGGCCCGGGGGCCACCCAGCGACCATCCAACCAGGTTCACGCGATCGACATGACGTAGCGCGCGAATGTAGTCGACGACGGCGTCGATATCATTCCAGTCAGAAGCCATAGTTGTCAGATTTCGCGAATAGCCGGCCGCGCATGGCGCCGGAAGGAACGCAGGTACGAATGTTTTCTGCTGCTCTTGCGACAGATTGCAGGGATCGTTCATGGCGGGCGGGCGGCTGGACCGGCCATATCCTGTCGTATCCATTGAAAACGCGTCGAAACCGGCCCGCGCCAGAAACGCCATCCAACTGTAATCCTGATATGGAACATCGAACGCAACTTCCGCCGGAGTACCGGCGCCGTGTACAAACAGGACGACCCGGCCGTTTAGATCGGCACTGCGCAAGGGGGTCGACGCCTTCGTTCGCTCGCGTACATAAATCGGAGTGAGCTGGCCCGCTATCGATGGGACAGTGGATTTCACACGCACGTAATGATCGAGCGTCAGAAGCGAACCGCTGTCCTCTGCGAGAGACGCGGACGCGAGCAAAAGCCCCAGAACAAGCACGATGTTTTTGGCCATGATGAAGAGAATCCATAAGACGGGGGGAACGCGCAAGGTTTTTATACACCTCCCCATCTGCGTCATCCGCGTAATCTGCGGCTAAAACCTGTCTGGATTTTTATGTGATCTATGTGGACAAGCGGCGTAACGGATAGTAAGTTGATGGGTCGAAACGAACCGGAGGAATCATGGTCAGGCTTATCAGCGTTGGATTGATCACACTGTTATTTCAGGCATCACCCATAGAAACGCGCATTGTGGACTATCTTAAGGCCAATGTGTCGCCAGGCAAGCCGGTCGTCGTTTCCGATCTGTATAACAATGTGTTCAAGACTCCTCAGGAACAGAAGGTTCTGGAACGCCTCTACAACACCTTCTTCAAGATCCCCATGTTCATTGTCCAATACAACGCGGGCAGCAAGAAAATCCCGACTTTGAAGGAAATATCCGAGCAGTTCAACTTCACCGTCCCGGGAGAGGCCGACGTCATTCTGCGGGTAATGGAGTCCGATCCGCGAGTCCCCAGATTTATCGAACGTAATCCGAAAACCGGCGAAATCACAAAAGTGGATATCGATAAGATCAAAGCCAGCCCGCAATTCAGCCGTGCGCTCGACCGAACAATTGCCGGCTGGGAGGGAAAGGAG
This genomic window contains:
- a CDS encoding alpha/beta fold hydrolase, giving the protein MAKNIVLVLGLLLASASLAEDSGSLLTLDHYVRVKSTVPSIAGQLTPIYVRERTKASTPLRSADLNGRVVLFVHGAGTPAEVAFDVPYQDYSWMAFLARAGFDAFSMDTTGYGRSSRPPAMNDPCNLSQEQQKTFVPAFLPAPCAAGYSRNLTTMASDWNDIDAVVDYIRALRHVDRVNLVGWSLGGPRAGGYAARHPEKVQKLVLLAPAYARMSQAEPPAAVPAEGVAMNTQSHDEFIANWDRQTGCADQYDPATADSVWSKMIESDPVGATWGTGVRRAPQTTTWGWNQSVVAKSQIPTLMISGVHDKQVNPDSVRALYADLGSTQKVFIDLACSSHNAMWEKNHNLLFKASLEWLTRGSVNGSQQGMLRMGY
- a CDS encoding SCO family protein; the encoded protein is MVRLISVGLITLLFQASPIETRIVDYLKANVSPGKPVVVSDLYNNVFKTPQEQKVLERLYNTFFKIPMFIVQYNAGSKKIPTLKEISEQFNFTVPGEADVILRVMESDPRVPRFIERNPKTGEITKVDIDKIKASPQFSRALDRTIAGWEGKEAPAFSITSYAGKPVTSEMAAGQPHLVYFWFTNCPPCVKTSPLLAE